Genomic DNA from Acidobacteriota bacterium:
CGCCGGCCTGCGTCGCCCGCGAACAGGCCCAGCCTAAGTAATGCCCAAGGGCGGTGACAGCACCCTTCCACAGTACACAGGAGAAAAAGATGAAAGTATGGGACCACAATGCGTGCAAGGCTGAAATCAAATCCCTGCGCCAGCAACTCGTCACTTTAAAAACTGAACTTAAGAGTATCGGAGAGGCTATTGATGACCCACGTACTGATCTGACAATGACCATGAGCGAAGTGATCGTTGAGCAGAAACAACAACTCGCCGCAGCACTGGCTGAAATCGCAAAAATCAAGGAGGTTGAGTTTCCGCGCAAAGTCGAGGTCGTTGCAGCAAGCTGGATGACTAAACTTGCTGCACAAAAAGAACATTCGAAGGAACAGTTTGAAAAACTACTACGTTGGGTCGATGACTATTGCGAAGTGTCTGACACAGACTTTGAGCAGATAGAGCAGGTTGTTCAGTCGGTTCTTGGTGAAGCACTTGAAGCAACCCCACTTGCTGACCTGCGCCAGCAACTCGCCGCAGCACTGGCCGCGATCAAGGTGAAGGATGCCTTCATCGAGAAGATCGCAAAGCAGACGCCTGAGAAACCGGATTATTGGACGCCATGCGGTCAGTGCGAATACAACACGTATGATGCAGAAGATTTACTCACCATCCAACCCGACGACTCCGCGCTCAAGGAGTGGCTTGGGGAGCCTGTTTCTTGGAGGTATGAAAGCGCCACTGGGGTTTATAGGTATCGCGGGTATGTGGAGAACTTCGACACTGATTACAAATTGCTGAAGCCAATTCCACTCTACGCACCGAAAGGAATGAAATGAGCCTACGTCCAGTAATGCAACAAGTATTAGCCAAAGCGCAACAAGAGCACGGGAATTACAAACAACTTACCAAGGAGAATCAAATGGAAAATCAAATCACCAAAGCTATGCTGATGCATGAAATCTACTTGTATGGAATCAAGATGATGCAAGACACAGAAGAAGAATGTCAAGATCAGCTACGCAAGATTGAAAAGGCTATTTCAACTGTACTTAATAAGGTGAGCGAGATGGATACTCAAGACTCAAACAAAGAAAAACTTCCGACGCTTCGTGCCAATGTGTATGACGCTATTGGTACAGAGCGTTACTACCAAGAGCAGAAGTGGGGAATCATTGAAGATCATCCGCAGAGCGTCGGAGGCTACCTCACACTGATGCGCGTTCATCTTGCGCGTGCTGAAAACGCATGGGCCAGTGCCAATAACGATACGGAGGCTCTCGCCTGTCTGCGTAAGGTTCTGGCTATCGGCGTTGCTTGCGGAGAACAACACGGACTTCCGAAGCGCGATTTTAATAACTACCCGGAGTAGCCAAAATGCCACATGAAGATTACTGCTACGCATTAGAACGTGAAAACCATGCATTGAATGAAAAGTACGAATCCCTGCGCCAGCAACTTCACGGTTGGATTGCTGCAAATAGTCCTAATGGGTGGATTGACAATCTGCGCCAGCAACTCTCTACCTTAAAAGCAGAATTGAAATGTATTGGCGAAGCCATTGATGACCCACGTACTGATCTGACAATGACCATGAGTGAAGTCATCGTTGATCAGAAACAACAACTGTCAGCCGCGCAAGCCAAGATTGACGAACTGATGCTGGAATACTGCCCCGAAGAAATGACTCAGGAGCAGATTGCCGAGTACGAGAAGCATCAACGTCCGGCGTGGAGGAACTTTTCCTTGGAGTTGAAAAAGGAGTAGAAATGAGCAAGCTATTTTGTGACTGTAAGACTGACGAGGAAAAGAGCAACTTTTTTCTGTCAGGGCGTGGGGTTGAAACAGGCGTTATCGCACCCGCAATCTCGAATGAGGTGGCAATGGCTTTCCACCGCTGTTTTGAATTTAAGAAGCAACTCGACGCAGCACTGGAGGCTTGTAAGGCGAAGGACGAGGCGCTTGAAGGACTCATAGACACTATGGATTTGCGGCTTGATGACGACGACCTATCGCTAGAAACACGCACAGCGTTTGAAACCCTCGCCATTCAGCCTGACGACTCTGCGCTCAAGGATAAAGCTATGACAACCTATGAACAACCGAAAGACTGGATCGAGCGTCACTTGGTAGAAGACCCAGGCGGCCTATTGGCGTGCGAGCCAAGTGGCCTCAATGAGGAGTTGAAGCTGGCAAGACAGGCCAACGAATTCCAACATCAGACCATCAAGAAGCAAGCCGCGCAGATAGCGACGATGCGAGAACTGTTACTTCTATCCAAAAACGGAAGCAATACAGCGTATCAAGAAGCTGTACAGAAAGCACTCGCTATCCAGCCAGACGACTCCGCGCTGAAGGCGTGGCTTGGGGACCCTGTTGCTTGGCTACGTGACGATGACAAGGGTGGGAGCATTAACACTATGAGCGATTGTTGTACTGACGTTGTAAAACAATTATGGCGGCGTGCAAACCCAAAACAGGTAGAGCGTTACACAATTCCACTCTACGCACCGAAAGGTTTACAGAAGTGATCGAAAACGACATTGAAACCTACCTTATCGAGCGTGTGCGGGAGAACGGAGGCGACGTGCGCAAAGCCGAATGGGTCGGCCGTCGGCATTGCCCCGACCGGAGAATCATGCACCCAACGCGTTGTAGTTGGGTAGAGGTAAAAGCGACCAGGTGGCAAGCCCCGCCCTGGACAAGCACGCGAACACAAACGAATGCGCGCCCTTGGCGAAACGGTTGATGTTGTAAGCACCTACGAAGAAGTCGACGCGCTCATGGAGTTACTGAAATGACCACACCAAAAGAGTTTCGCATAGTGGTGCGCGATGCTGCCGGAAAATCATCAATTTTCAAACTGCAACACGAAGAAGTAAAAGACTTCGCCCAAGCCGCGGCACTTGCGCAAGGTGAGTTTCCAGGGGGAACCGTGATTGTTCTTGTACCGCCAATCGAGCGCGAATTAGAGGACCAAGTAGCATGAGCCGGAACGATATTACCGGCGATTCGCTCACGACCAAAGCGGCTACCGACGCCTTCCGCGAGGGTTGGGAACGCATTTTCCACCGGCACACTCCGGTAGCCCCATTCCGTTGCGTATTTTGCGGCGCACCGTCCTGGCGTGACCCAACGGACCAGATACCGCCGGCTGACTACTGCTCGGACTTTGAGCATGGCGAACCGGAGGTCTTTGAGTGAAGTACACCCCCCGCGCTTACGGCCAACTGGCGACCGATCACCTTGTCAACAACTTGCGGTGCGCGATATTCGCCCGCCCCGGTATGGGAAAGACCGTTGCGACACTCGCCGCCCTGGATTCGATTTACCTGTCCGGGGAGTCGCGGCCGACTATCATATTCGCCACCAAGCGCGTAGCGAAATACACTTGGCCGAAAGAGGTAAAGAAGTGGTCGGACTTTCGGCACCTTGAAATCTCTGCGGTCGTCGGGAACGAGCAAGAACGACTCGCGGCGTTGTCAAAGGACGTTCCGCTATTCACAACGAACTACGAACAAATACCCTGGCTTCTCGATCACTTCGGGAACAAGTGGCCCTTTGCCAATGTCGTTCCAGACGAGTCGACCAAGCTGAAAAGCCTACGCATTTCCGTTCGCCAGAAGAAAGACGGCTCAAGATACCTGCACGGCACCAAGGGTAGTAGTATGCGCGCCGACCGCCTGGCGCGTGTCGTTTGCTCCCCCGCGGTTCGCCGCGTTATGGAACTCACCGGAACACCGGTAAGCAACGGGCTAAAAGATTTGTGGGGGCAACTCTTTTTCATAGACGCCGGCCGCCGGTTAGGTCGGTCCTATGGTGCGTTTGAGCAACGATGGTTTGAGCGCGTTATGCGGCACAAAAACGACAAATTCGGGGAGTTGCGCCCAAAGCTAGGTGCGGAAGCCGAGATAAATTCAAGGATTGCTGACGTTTGCCTGGCGCTTGACCCGAAAGATTGGTTTCCCGATTTGCAAGAACCGTTGCGATTTACCGTTATGGTCGACATGCCGGATAAGGCCCGCGCCCTCTACAAAAAGATGGAACGGGAAATGTATATCGAGATTGGTAACAAGGGCATCGAGGCGTTCACCGCAAGCAGCATGACCATGAAATGCCGCCAGCTTGCCGCGGGTGCGATCTATACGGACCCTGAAACGGACGAGTGGGCGGAAGTGCACGACGAGAAGATACAGGCGCTTGAGGACATTTACGAAGAAGCCGGCGGCCTCCCCCTGTTGGTCGCTTACAACTTTAAGTCTGACCTGGCGCGGTTGCTTCGCGCATTTCCGAAAGGCGTTGATCTGGCGACCGATGCCGGCCTTGAGAAGTTCATGGCAGGCGAAGCCCCCTACGGCTTTGGGCATCCCGCCAGCATCGGGCATGGCTTCGACGGAATGCAGGATATTACGAACATCATCGTTTTCTTTTCGTCCGACTTCAACCTGGAATACCGGGAGCAGATAACCGAGCGCATTGGCCCGGTTCGCCAGCTACAAAGCGGGCACGATCGCAAGGTTCTGATATACGACATTGTGGCCGAAGGGACAGTAGACGAGGCGGTTCAAAAGGTGCTTGAGAAAAAATGCTCAGTTCAAGAAGCACTTTTCAGTGCAATGAAGCGAAAAACTGTTGCATGAACATTTAGCGTTTGCTAAAATCCGTTTGCCGTTTGATAAACAACTTGGAGAAAATGAAAAATGAGTCTGGTTTCCTACAATGAACTTTGCGAGTTTGTAGTGCGCGGGGTTGTCGAGGGCGTCGCCCTGCAAGACGTGAACGGGACGAGTATCGACGTTCACCTTGGCAGCACGATCATGGTCGAACGCCAGTTGGTGCCGGGGGTAAAGGGCCGCGTTGTCTCGCTACGGGACAAGCAGGCGCTTGACATGCACACGGTTCACCTTGACGGCGGTTTCTTTGACCTCGCCCCCGGTGAATTTATCCTTGCGCACACCGCTGAAAAGTTCAACCTCCCGGCTGACGTGAGCGCGGAGTTCAAACTGAACAGTTCCGGCGCCCGCATCGGCCTTGAAAATGCCCTGGCGACGTGGTGCGATCCGCACTGGAACGGGAGCGTCCTTACCCTGGAACTCAAGAATCTTACGAGGTTCCATACCATCCGCTTGCATGATGGTTGCCGGATTGGGCAAATGATCTTCCACAAGTCTGAGCCTGTCCCGGTCGACCGTGGTTACGCCGTTCGCGGCCGGTACAACAGTGACTCAACGGTAAGCGGGGTGAAAGCATGAAGGTGAAACACAATACCGCCCCCAATATCCTGTTTCGCGCCGCCGAGATTATGGAGGAACGCGGCAAGCAGTATGACAGTGAAGGCGGGGAACGCAGCATGGGCAGGACCGTTGCCGCGTTCAATGTCATCACCGGCAATGCCCTCAAAGAATCTGACGGTTGGCTTTTGCTGCAATTGCTCAAAGACGTGCGCGACCGCCAAACGGAAGCAGCGCACCCGGATTCACTTGAGGATTGCGTAGCCTATGCCGCACTCAAGGCCGAAGCACGGCTACAGGGGAGTTAGGAAATGAGCATGTTTTCTTCTACGTTCGGACAACTCACCGACGCGCTGGAAAGGGAGGCCAAGGCTGATAGCCCGAAAGCCCCGACTAAATCGCTTGCCGATGTTGCCAAGTCTTACAAGGGCCGCGGGCAGAAAAAGTCAAGCAATGCGGAAGCACGCTACGCCGCCTTTTTCGCAGAGCCGCATACCGCACCGGAAGGCAGCCGGCACCTGGACGTTTTCGCGCAAACGTGCCTGAACCAACTCTATCGGTATGAGCGTAAGGGACTTGTTCGCCGCCTACCGGAGAATAAGCCCACCGGCCGTGGGTCGTCGGCGATTCTCTGGCAATGGATTGGGGGTGCAGAATGACCAATAAATTGCAGAAGTATTACACCCTGCCAAAATTATTTAATTGGCACCTTGCAAAAATGCGTATCGCGTTCGTGAACTTTGCTACAATTCCGATTCGCTTTTCTACAGACGTTTTCAAGGCAATGGCCGAGAAGGACCGCCCGCAGTAGGGGCAATTTATTTACGCCTGATTATTAGCAACTGCTAACAACTTATACCTTTTTGGAGACACTATGTTCGTTAAATTGCAATTGTGGAAAGCACGCCGCGATTTGCTAACTGCAAGCCGCCACGAAGCCGAAATGCGCGAGTCTGCAATGCACATGCGGCAGAACGTATTGCCGGTGCTGGAACGGAAACTCGAAAAGTTGGAAGTCAAAGACTTTTTCCACCAGCAAGCGAGGTACCTCAAGTGATCTTTAACGGTATTTCCGCAACGCAAATCGGAATAATGGGGTCCGATCTATCCGTGGTCAATGCGGCGCGCGTGAGCATGGACAAGCAAAGCACCTGGAACGTCGAGCGCAAAGGCTTCTTTCTGGAAACTTGCCTCAATGACAAAGATGCAAAGCTGCTTGGCTACCTTGCGAAGCACAAGCACTGGACGCCGTTCAGCCACCCACAGATTAGCCTGCGCATCAAAGCGCCCATCTTCGTTGCGCGCCAGTGGTTCAAGCACATGGTCGGCATTACCCGTAACGAAACATCACGCCGGTATGTGGATTCTGAGCCTGAGTTCTTCCGGCTGATTTGGCGGTTACGTGCCGAGTCCGTAAAGCAAGGCTCCGCTGGAACCGCCCCGGAGGAAATTCAACGCCAGGCCGATGTAATTTTCGATCAGGTTATGACCACTTCGCTTGCCGGGTATGACGAATTGTTGTCGATTGGTATAGCACCGGAACAGGCCCGCGCGATTCTCCCGCAAAACATGATGACCGAGTGGATTGAAACCGCGTCCCTCGCGGCCATTTGCCGGGCGTGCAAGTTGCGCCTGGACCCGCACGCGCAACTCGAAACGCGAGAGGTTGCCGAGCGTATTGCGGAAATCGTCGCCCCCCACTTCCCGGTTTCTTGGGCGGCACTCATGGGGGAAAACAATGGCTGATGTATGCGACCGCGCCGACGAGCAAAACGAAGCGGCCTATGCCGCCCTGCTCCGTATGCGACAACCCGAAGGCCCGGCCGCTACCGGCAACTGTCTTTACTGCGGCGAACATTTGCCGCAGAACGCGAACTCTCAACCCCGTTGGTGCGATGCCGATTGCTTCCACGAGTGGGAGTACGAACAGGCCGCGAAGAAAAGAAAGGGCGAATAACGTGCCGGTCTACTCCGCAAAACTCGATTCCGGTTTCTCGATAACGCTGAACGGCGAACCGCTGACGATCGCGCTACTGACACCGGACGGCGCAATTGCGGCGAAAGGCGGGCAGGTAGCGGCCAAGCTGTTCAACCTGGCCGTTGAGACTCACGAACAATTCTGGATAAGCAGAGGGCAGTTGAAACAACTCAAAGGAGGTTCAAGATGATTCCAACCTGGCTTTACAACTTTCTTCCAAAGGCGTACATCGCCGGCGGCCTTGCAGCCATGTACCTGATCGACAACAAGTTGGGGACCGCCAGCGGCGCTTTGCTTCTTGTGACCGGGCTTATCGTCGTGTTGCTGCGCAGGTTGCTGCGCAGGTCGCTGCGCCTGTCGCCGCGGAGGGACTACTATGGGGATTGATACTATCGCAATCGTCGCCGGGGTCGCCGTCGCCCTGGTCGGACTTGTTTCCTACGTCGCCGGATACCGGCATGGTTTCAATCATGCTATTTCCGTTATGCTA
This window encodes:
- a CDS encoding DEAD/DEAH box helicase; amino-acid sequence: MGKTVATLAALDSIYLSGESRPTIIFATKRVAKYTWPKEVKKWSDFRHLEISAVVGNEQERLAALSKDVPLFTTNYEQIPWLLDHFGNKWPFANVVPDESTKLKSLRISVRQKKDGSRYLHGTKGSSMRADRLARVVCSPAVRRVMELTGTPVSNGLKDLWGQLFFIDAGRRLGRSYGAFEQRWFERVMRHKNDKFGELRPKLGAEAEINSRIADVCLALDPKDWFPDLQEPLRFTVMVDMPDKARALYKKMEREMYIEIGNKGIEAFTASSMTMKCRQLAAGAIYTDPETDEWAEVHDEKIQALEDIYEEAGGLPLLVAYNFKSDLARLLRAFPKGVDLATDAGLEKFMAGEAPYGFGHPASIGHGFDGMQDITNIIVFFSSDFNLEYREQITERIGPVRQLQSGHDRKVLIYDIVAEGTVDEAVQKVLEKKCSVQEALFSAMKRKTVA
- the thyX gene encoding FAD-dependent thymidylate synthase translates to MGSDLSVVNAARVSMDKQSTWNVERKGFFLETCLNDKDAKLLGYLAKHKHWTPFSHPQISLRIKAPIFVARQWFKHMVGITRNETSRRYVDSEPEFFRLIWRLRAESVKQGSAGTAPEEIQRQADVIFDQVMTTSLAGYDELLSIGIAPEQARAILPQNMMTEWIETASLAAICRACKLRLDPHAQLETREVAERIAEIVAPHFPVSWAALMGENNG